The Theropithecus gelada isolate Dixy chromosome 3, Tgel_1.0, whole genome shotgun sequence genomic sequence TCCGTctgctgtgtgcctgtgtgctcTGGGGCTTCCTCACTGTGCTGCCAGCAGTCTAGCTGCCAGCCAGCTTGCTGCACCTCCTCCTGCTGCAGACCTTCCTCCTCCGTGTCCCTCCTCTGCCGCCCCGTGTGCAGCTCCACCTGCTGCGTGCCCGTCCCCTCCTGCTGtgcccccacctcctcctgccaGGCCAGCTGCTGCCGCCGGGCCTCCTGCGTGTCCCTCCTCTGCCGCCCCATGTGCTCCCGCCCAGCCTGCTGAGGCCTCTTCTCAGGCCAGGAGTCCAGCTGCTGACAGGCATGTCCCCCAGGGCCAGCCAGGTTCAGGTCCTGACCTGGGTTAGGTGGCTGCCCCCACCTGGGATGGGGTCCCCGTGTCTCCCCTGTGCTGAGGTGACCTCCCCCTCCTTGCTCCCAGGGGTCCCATCCTTGCAgctccccagctcctgcctcccaccATGTGCCCATATGCCTGCTGGGTCCCCTGTCCTCCCTCCCAGCTTCTCTGCACTGGGTCACTTGGCCTCAACTTGAGCCTGTCAGtacctcctcctgctccccaatAAACTCTCCTTGGTCACTATTCTCTTTTCCTGTTGTGCTCCTGGGGGACACATGGTGTGAGCTGACATTGGTCTCCTCCAGCCATGACTGTTTTTAGGAGTGAGGGCAGTGGCCTACCTCCTCTGGACGGGTTACCAAGTGGGACTCCGGTCACCCAGGAAGGCTCAGTCCTGCTCAGCCCCCTTATGCCCTGGGTGTGAGCAGGGCTGGGGTGGAGATTCCCTGCCACAATTCTCCTGGCTGTGGGCTCAGCTCTCCCTTCCTGGCCAGCTCCCTGCCCCACCTCAAGGCTCCCTAACGTTCCCACCATCACTGGAAGGATTTTGTCTTTCCTTTGTCTCTTACTGGCATCCACACATCACACCCATGCCCTGAAAACCTCCAGCTGGGAGTGTTCCCTCTCATGGGGCGGGGGGTGAGTTCAGGTGGCCGCCTCCCACCATAGCATCAAAGGGGCTGGGTTGTCCTCTCCACTCCCAGGACAACCGGGGGCATGGGACCCAAACTAGGACAAGTGGGTTTTGCTGAATTgaacattaaattaaatatgcagactgtggccaggcacagtggcttatgcctgtaatcccagcactttgggaggccgaggtgggcggatcacaaggccaggagttcgagaccagcctgaccaacatggtgaaaccctgtctctactaaaaagtacaaaaattagccaggcatggtggtgcacacctgtaatcccagctactcaggaggatgaggcaggagaatcgcttgaacccgggagggggagcttgcagtgagctgagatctggccactgcactccagcctgggtgacacagcaagactctgtctcaaaaaaaataaaaaaataaataaaaataaaaagcagaccaTAGGGGGTGACTGGCTTCTTCAGAAAAGTGGCTGCCTAGAATATGGCTTCCAATTTTACATGGGCAAAGACttgctaaaaatatatatgcagtcatgtgttgcttaatgatgggATTACGTTTTGAGGAATGCATTTTTTAGGCGATTTTGTCATCGTGTGAATATCACCGAGTGTATTTACATAAACCTAGACGGTGCAgcccactacacacctaggctgtacgGTGCACACACATGGTGCACACGCTGCACACCAAGGCTCTACGGCTCCTAGCTGCAAACCTTACAGCACGCCACAGTGTGAATAGTGCAGGCAGTCGCAGTGTACAAACAGTGTATTTGTGTTTCTAAACACAGACAGGATACAGTAACAAGTCAGTGTTACAATCTTACAGGACCACCATCCCCTGTGCTGTGCACGGTCGGGGAAACATGGTCTGGCCACACATGACTGTATACTCTCTGTTTTCACACCTGCTTTACCTTTCAGGCTTAATCACTTTCAATTCTTTAATTGTGTTAGGCTAGGAGTTAATGGAATCTAAATTGCAAATAAGTATCATCAAGTACTTCGTTTCACATAACCCAAGTTGGAAAGGAAGCCAAAAAGCTCTGAGGTCTTGGTGGACACTGCATTTGCATTCGTTCTTGTTTTTcaactgtggtaaaatacacataacataaaatgtaccatcgaAACTATTTTTAGGGGTACAGTCAGTGGCATTCAGGACATTCAtgttgttgtgcagccatcaccaccgttcatctccagaacttctttGTCTCCCAACACTGAAACTCCACACCCATTAAACATTCACTCCCCATCACCCCCCAGCCCCGGCACCCACCATTCTACCTTTTGTCTCCGTGAATCTGACCAGTCTAGTGACCTCATATAAGCGGAACATCCccagggttcatccatgtcgtAGTGTGTGTCAGCATTTCCTTCCCTCTTTATGGCTGACTgatattccactgtgtggatgGACCTCATTGTGTTTACCCATGCATCTGTGCATGGACACTTgtgttgcttctaccttttggcgattgtgagtaaagctgctatgaacatgggtgtacaagcatctctttcaattcttttgagaatggacccagaagtggaattgctgaatcatttGGTCATTCTGTTGATAACTTTTTGAGCCACTGTTTTCCACGGTGGCTGTGCAATTTTagtttcccaccaacagtgcacaataGTTCCCGTATCTCCACATTGTCGCCAGCATACCACTTTCTGTTCTTTGGGCATTAGCCATCCTGGTGTGTGGGGGTGCATGGACCCGTGCTCCTGACTAAGCCAGTCCCTACTCCCTGGCGCCAGCCTTGCCCCTGGCCCAGCAGCCCCACCTCTCACACATCAGCCCTGTCACataccacccccacccctcacacACCAGTCCCGCCCCCTCACACCAGCCCCACCCCCTCACACCAGCTCCACCCCTCACATACCAGCCTCACGGCTCACACACAAGCCCCACCCTCTCACCTATCAGCCAAACCCCCCTCACACACCAGCCCCACCCCCTCACACCAGCTCCACCCTCTCACACACCAGCCATGCCCCTCACACACACCCAACCCCCCACACCTACCCCACCCCCTCACAACAGCCCTGCCCCTCACACACGCACCCTTTcacacccaccccacccctcacacCAGCCCCGCCCCTCACACACCAGCTCCACCCCCTCATACACCAGCCCCACCCCCTCACACCAGNNNNNNNNNNNNNNNNNNNNNNNNNNNNNNNNNNNNNNNNNNNNNNNNNNNNNNNNNNNNNNNNNNNNNNNNNNNNNNNNNNNNNNNNNNNNNNNNNNNNNNNNNNNNNNNNNNNNNNNNNNNNNNNNNNNNNNNNNNNNNNNNNNNNNNNNNNNNNNNNNNNNNNNNNNNNNNNNNNNNNNNNNNNNNNNNNNNNNNNNNNNNNNNNNNNNNNNNNNNNNNNNNNNNNNNNNNNNNNNNNNNNNNNNNNNNNNNNNNNNNNNNNNNNNNNNNNNNNNNNNNNNNNNNNNNNNNNNNNNNNNNNNNNNNNNNNNNNNNNNNNNNNNNNNNNNNNNNNNNNNNNNNNNNNNNNNNNNNNNNNNNNNNNNNNNNNNNNNNNNNNNNNNNNNNNNNNNNNNNNCCCCCTCATACACCAGCCCCACCCCCTCACACCAGTCTCACCCCCTCACAGCAGTCCCACCCCTCACACCAGCTCCACCCTCTCACATACCAGCCCTACCCCTCACACCAGCCCCACCCTCTCACATATCAGCTACACCCCgtcacacacccacccaccccgtCACACCTACCCCACCCCTTCACACCAGCCCCACCCCTTCACACCAGCCCCACCCCCTCACACTAGCCACACCCCCTCACACCAGCCCCACCCCACACTAGCCCTACTCCTCGCACCAGCCCCACCCCTCGCACCAGCCCTAGCCCTCCATCAACCCCATCCGTCCTTATTAGAGGGCCAATTAGAGGGCCCCTATCTGCCCTGCCCTTCCCATCCACCGCACCCCCTCGCCTCGCCCCGCCCCTCCAGTCAGCCCCTTCTCCTTTCACCACCTGTGCTCATCACCTCTGCCCTTCCCATCTGCCCCGCCCCCGTGCCCGACCCCTACCCCCATCCCGTCCTGAGTCTGGCCCTCTCTCCGCAGAGGAACGAGTACCTGCTGACGGTGGTGGCGGAGGAGAGCGACCTGCTGCTGCTGGGCCTGCGGTTCTCGCCTGCCCAGCTGCACTTCCTGTTCCTTCGCGAGGACACAGCCGGCGCCTGGCAGACCCGAGTGTCCTTCCGCAGCCCGGCCCTGGTGGACAGTCGCTGGCACACGCTGGTCCTGGCTGTGTCTGCAGGCATCTTCTCCCTCACCACGGACTGCGGCCTCCCGGTGGACATGTAGGTACCCACCCGGGGAGGGTGCACCTGCGGCCCACAGAGTCCTGCCAGGCCGGGCGTCCTTCAGCCATGCTCACCGGGCAATGCCTGCAGGAGCCGACCAGGGCCAGGAGTCACGGGGCAGAGGGGCAGGAGCCATCCACGGGGCAGGAGCCGCCCACGGGGCAGGAGCCGTCCACGGGGCAGGAGCCATCCACGGGGCAGGAGCCGCCCACGGGGCAGGAGCCGCCCACAGGGCAGGAGCCATCCACGGGGCAGGAGCCACCCAGGGAGCAGGAGCCTTTCATGAGGCAGGGGCTGACCATGGGAGATCAGGTCACGCTCCCTGCCAACCTCTGAAGGGCTGCATGGGGCGAGGCAGACTCACCATCTGTGGGCAGAGTGGGCATTGGCGAGAGCAGGTGGTGAGTGATGCCCTGGATTCGGGCTGGAAGGGGAATCCAGGGAGAGTTTATGAAGCACACTGCTGTCAAAACCCAGATTTTAATGTTTCTCCATGTCTTAAACACAAAACCCGCTGCACATCAGACTCAGCGGCTTAGAACCAGGTAAGGACGATCACACCAAGCACGCTCCTTTTCCAGAAGTAGCTCAGGGGACTTGGCAGGGGACCAGCACTGTGGGGAGGGCGTTAACATCACAACAGGCAGCCGCAGGAAGTCGGAGTAactccttccccaaccccagcctgGAGACCCGGGCCTGGCTTCAACTCCACATGGCAGGTTCCTCGCGGACGAGGGAGCAAATATTGACAAAAACTCCAAATGAGTACAAGATTATCCTTTGAAGCCTTGGACGCAATGGGGGCTTTTGGAAGCCGagtttgtttttcgtttttgacGTCACCTGGTTTCTGTGGCCTGACAGTAGGTCCCCTGGACAGGAGCCCTCAGTCCCCATAGCTCAGCCAGTTGGTTGCCAATGTCAGGATCTACCACTGTGGAGTAGGACTGCGCTTCTGTGTTTTTAATTGCAAATGATCCAGTTTATATTAAATCTATTAAATAGTAaagtattatttcaaatattacttttttttttttttttttttgagatggagtctcgctctgtcgcccaggctggagtgcagtggccggatctcagctcactacaagctctgcctcctgggtttacgccattctcctgcgtcagcctcccgagtagctgggactacaggcgcccgccacctcgcctggctagttttttttttttttttttagtagagacggggtttcaccgtgtcagccaggatggtctcgatctcctgaccttgtgatccgcccgtctcggcctcccaaagtgctgggattacaggcttgagccaccgcgcccagccttcaaATATTACTTTCAAAGGTAGGATCTTCTGTTTTGTTACGAAACttgtaagtatttttattatgcaGTTAGTTTAAACACACTTTTATCATAGTCTCTCTCCCACCCTACCCCAAACTCATTCGGGCCCTCAGGAGGGTGATGAGTTCTCAGGTCCCGAGAGCTGAGAGTCTCCCAGGGTGGTGCCATGAGGGCGGAAGACAACCTGGCCTGGCAGCGGCTTCCCACCCCGTAAAGAAAGGCCTTCTGGCTGGACATCAACGCCGCCTGACTCTGGCTTTGCCACAGCAGCTAGGAATGACGCGGCGGCAGCGCCTGAGGCCTGCACAAACATTCACCTGCCTCctcaggagaaaggaagaaattagggTGGAAAGCATAATGATTAGGAATGTTCCCCGAATGTTTTAAAAGtagacttcctggaggagatggTGGGACATGAGGAGTCACAGGCCTGGAGCCGATTGTGGCCACGGAAGAACTTAAGCCCTTGGCAGGTTGCCATGGAGGGTACAGGCCAGAGCTTCAGGGGCCAGAAGCCTGGACCCTAGCAGAGGCCAAGCTGTGTGCAGAGGACGGGGCCTTCTGGGACAGCAGGGCAGGAGCTGAGCTCACCACGGCCAGCTGCAGCCAGATGGCAAAGACTGGAAGGAGCAGACGTTTTACAAGAGACAGTGGCAGCGTGGGCGGGGGAGGCAAGCCCGAAGGCACCCCTGCTCCTCTGCCCAGGAGCTCTAGCCACGCCGTCCCCCAGTGGCCACCCACCTTGCTCCATCTCCGGTGTTCAGCCTCCACTCACTCATCAAGACCGCCTGCTCCTGACACCCTCGTGGGTCACCAGCCTCCTCCTGCCCTGAAGCCATGTGTCCCAGCACCCCAGGCCGGGTGATGGTGCAGGAGCTCAGTGGAGGGAGGGTGAGTGGGCCGGAGGACCCTGTACAGGTTGAAGCCATGGCACATTCACCGTGAGATGGAGAAGAACCACTAAGCATGTCACCACACACTTCTGCAGAAGGTCCTGGCCCTGGGGTGAAGTGCCCCCCAGAATTCATGTCCACGCAGCACCCATGAATGTGACCTTAcctggaaacagggtctttgcagtcATCAAGTCAAGCTGAGGTCACCCTGGAGTGAGGTAGGCCCTGCTTCAGTGTGACTAGGATCCTTACCAGGAGACAGACAAGGGGAGAGGTGGACACTGGAGTGACATGGCCACAGGTCACGGGGAGCACccggagccaccagaagctgatGAGTCGAGGAAGCGTCCTCCTCTGGAGCCTTTGGAGAAACCCTGCCCCAGCCTGATCCAGGCtactggcctccagagctgtgcaGGCGATCGGCCCTGTGTGCCGTCCTTTGTGTGGCAGCCACGGCCCGGTGCACGCTGCTTAGTGAGGGGCTCGTTCCCACTCCTTCTGTGGGTAAACTGGTGCTCTCCTGTGGCCCTAACGCTGTCCTCTGATATTTTCAGAATGGCTGATGTGCCCTTCCCAGCCACCCTGTCGGTGAGAGGAGCTCGATTCTTCGTCGGCAGCCGGAGGAGAGCCAAAGGCCTGTTCACAGTGAGTATAGAGGGGCTGCCCTCCCAACACCCATGCCGCGGGGTGGGACTGCCCCAGGCCCGTTGTCCTACTGCTCTAGTTAAACAGATCCTTGAATGTGCTAACTGGGGAAAGAAGGCACGGCGCGTGTGGAGTCTCTGCCACAGGGCCTTCACACCGCTGTTTCCTCCTGGCACCCTCCTCCCTCATGGTCTTGGGTGCCTGCCCAACGGTCCTCTTCAGGTTGCCCCCACCACACTGAGCCAATGCCCACACTCTGCCCTGCAGCCCGTTCCCTGGAGCTGTCTTTCCTCAGTAGTGCTGACTGCTCTCAGGCCAGCTGTGTGTCTGCTCAGTGCCTGTGTCTCCACTCACGTGTGAGCAGGGACCTCACTCGATGAGGCTAGAGGTCTTTGTTCCCTGCTGAGTCCGGTGGCTAGagccatgcctggcacatagcagatgctctGAATATTTACTGATGCATGTTTGGacagatggatgagtggatgggcaGATGGAGGGATGgacaatggatggatggatggatggatggatggatggacagatggatggagagatgaaCAGATAGaaagatgaatggatgggtgaatggatgaatgggttggatggatggatggacaaatggatggatgaatggatgggtggatggaggggtggatggaggaatggatggatgagtggtgggtgaatgggtggttggatggatgaatggacagatggatggatgaatggatgggtggatggaggggtggatggatgagtggtgggtgaatgggtggatggatggatggacagatggatggatgaatgcatgaatgaacagatgggtggatggaggaATGGATGCATGAGTGGTGGGTGAAtgggttggatggatggatggataaatggatggatgaatggatggatgaatggatgggtggatggaggaatggatggatgagtggtgggtgaatgagtggatggatggatggatggagagatggatggatgaatgcatggatgaacagatgggtggatgggctGTTGGATGAGCAGAGTAGCCAGTCACTCCAGGTTCACACAAACTCTTCTGTGGGTTCCCTCGGAATGGGGGGCAATTCTTCACCATTGCTCCCACGGCCTCCTCAGTAACCATCATGTAAACTCTTCCCACTTACCTCTGCAAAAGGTTAGACTCCATCCACCCTACCCTCCTCTGGGGTCTGGATGGGCCAAGCCCAGTGGTCCCCTCCTCAGCGGGTCCCTCCCCAGCAGCGTGGGCCTGAAGGAGCTGTCCCTCTCTCCACAGGGCCTGGTGAGGCAGCTGGTCCTGCTGCCCGGCTCAGACGCCACCCCAAGGCTGTGTCCCAGCAGGAATGCCCCGCTGGCGGTGCTGTCCATCCCACGGGTCCTGCAGGCTCTCACGGGGAAGCCAGAAGATAACGAGGTGCTAAAATATCCCTACGGTTAGTAGGGGGGCCGCCGGCCCCCGCACCAAAGGCAGACGCGAGAGCCCTGGTCTCACACCAGGCAGGAACTCAGGGCTCAGCTCTCAGCACCGCCCCCCCCATGTGCTTGCCCCTCTCGTCACTGCCACGGGGGGCAGCAGTCACAATGGCCAGGGAGATGCTTGGGGCCCACCCCCAGGAAGGCAGGCGGCACCATCAGACAGGCCAGTGTCATCCTGCCCTCCCCTCCAAGCACTCCCATGACAGCCATCCAGCCCCTTCCTGGGGACCCCAGGCAGACAGCAGGCCTAACTTTAGAAAGTCTTTGTCCAGAGCTATCTGACATCCCTCATCCCCTTTTACCCCCCAAGGACAGCGTTTGGGCCATTTCTCCCTACCTCACCTCTGTCCCACCATTATCTAGACCAGCACGCCCCAGTTGGGCCCACTCTGGCCCTACACTCACGTCTTCCACAATCCCCCTGGCCCAGAGGGCCTCCCCACTTGGCTTTCTCTTGTGTGAAGTTACAAGGGTGACTGTATTTATTTAAACCACACTCCCGCCATGGAGAATCTGAAATGCCCCTCCCCGCCACACCCCCACTGCTCAGCGGCCACCCCAAGGGACAGAGAGGTGGAGAACAGCCGAGCCCCCGAGCCTCAGGGTTAGTGGTTACCAGGTAGGGgagcccccacctccaacacatCCGGGCTGCATGGTATACTGTGTCACACCGCAGGCCAGCACCGGCTGGCAGGTGCACAGATGTCCCACGTAGAGTCAAGAGGTGGCAGAATTAGGACCCACAGTGGGGTGTGACTACTGGAAGTGATGGGATCAAACTGTCACAGATCCAAGCCAAGCCGTAGTTAAGATACACCAGTGTCAACAGGGACTCCCTCCCGAGAGGAGGCTGCACCATGTGCAATCGCTGAGGACTCCCAGAGGAGCAGGGCTTTTCCGTCTCAATGGGATGGAAAGCCATGCCTTCCAGAGTGGACAGAGGGTGGGCTGACCATATAGGGGGCATCACAATGTCCTTCATCACCAGTAGGCCAGGTTCTCACTTCCCCACCTGCGATGTGGCAGGCTTGTGCCAAAGTGCCTGCAGGGACCCTTCCAGGCCCGcttgcagaggctgaggcagggcagccTGGTTTGGGGCCTCCTCCTGCGTCGTCTTCCTTGGGAGCCACTGGCTTGCTAGATACTCATCTTCCTGGTCTTCCCCTCAGAAACCAACATTCGAGTGACGCTGGGACCCCGGCCACCGTGTACCGAGATGGAAGACGCCCAGTTCTGGTTTGATGCTAGCCGGAAGGGGCTGTACCTGTGTGTTGGCAACGAGTGGGTCTCCGTGTTAGCAGGTGAGGCAGCCCTGCACCCGGGGCATCGGCATGCAGGGCCACTCTGGCACAGCATGACTGGGAGTGGAGGCTAGGAAAGGGGGCACCTCAGCCACCTCTGAATGACCTCAGGCTTGGTCGTCACACTGGGGCACTTCTGAGAGTGACAGGCAGCGTCAGTACTGACCCCCAAAGCAAGGGGCGGCCAGGATGGCCAGCAAGCCAGGACACTGCCCTCCCTAGAGCGCCGCAGGACTCCCAGCCACGGGCCCTCCTCAGGGCAGGCGCCACTCAGGACAGGAAACCGCCCCACCAGGAGCCTCGAGCCTGTGCATCTCATTTGGAAATGTGAACCTCCAGGGCGTGGCACACGGGCTGACAGCGTGGGCATCACTTGGTACCCCTTCCCGATCTATGGGAAAACGATGCctgcctccctgcagcctccctggTAGGGTGGCCTGGCCGCCACCTCTGCCCACACCCTCCCTGTCCACTAGATCAGAGATGAAATCCAAGGAGATGAAGAGCCTGAAAGGTTATTTTTACAGCGAGCCTTCTCAGCAGTCTGTTCCCGCTGCTGGGGAGGTGAGTGGAGGTGGCGATAGATGCTCCAGACGGGTTACCCGTGAGAAACGGGCACGGGTTCCGCCTAGCGCATGTGTGAGCTGCTAACTCTCTTTCACATTATCAAGGGCACAACTTGCCACAGAAGCAGTGAGCCTTTTAACAAGGCCACAATGTGTAAACGTCATCCTGTCGGTATCACTGGGGGCTGCACGGATCACAAGCCCCTGGCAGCAGTGAGCGGCCTCCCTTTGACAGGCCTTTCCTGTGAGAGTGAAATGTGAAAACGGATGCCCGAGGCCGAGGCGCAGGAGTCGTGGCTTGTGGTTTGGGGCTCGGGGATCGTGCTCCCGCGAGGATTACTCTCGCTTTCCGTTCTCAGAAGTCTTAACCGAGTCACAATGTTTCTATCACAAGCCAAAGAAAGACTGGACTACGTGGAGGAGCATCAGAACTTGTTCACCAACTCAGAGACCCTGGGCATCGAGGTGTTCCGCATCCCCCAGGTGGGGCTTTTCGTGGCCACAGCCAACCGCAAAGCCACATCCGCGGTCTACAAGTGGACGGAAGGGAAGTTCGTCTCCTATCAGAACATCCCCACGCACCAAGCACAGGCCTGGAGGCATTTCACCATCGGGAAAAAGGCAAGTCTGTGTTCGGTGACTTCCTCCATCCCCTTTCACTTGGAAAGCCCCGAGTCCACGGGCGGGGCTCCTACACTGATTCTGCAGGTAAAGGAGTTTCTCATGGTGTCAACACCTCGTTCAGGTGGTAAAAGACTCACAGAGTCGCACACATTAGCCCACTACCCTAAATCCAGGATGTGACTTTGAGACAGTCTGCTCAGCTCCCACAAAATGGAAGACCAGACCATTTCCCAGATGCCATCCAGTTCTACATAGACCCCTTACCACTACATTTAAAACCTGTTGAGAGTGTTTACATGAGCTGGTCAAGAACCCACAAATCATTTCAGAAAGACATTAGAAGATGGACATTCCTGATCCTTCCTCTCCTCAAATGTTGAGGACACGCGATGTCCACATGCAAGGCTGAGGCCAGGCTCAGGGGAGCCATGGGTGGGACCTTGCAGGCTGGCAGCCACCTTCCTGTCAGGGCTGCTCTGGGCAGAGGATCGAGGTGGTGTGTCTGGGAGATGGTTGACATCACAATGGGAAGGACGGGGTTTCCTCTTCCCAGCTCTGTCCACTCCCTGGACTCCACGCAGCCATGTCCTGGAGACAGCACCTCCTGACTGCCCCCAAATTGTCACTCACTGGACTACAATGTGCCAAGCACATCCACAAGGCCCTGTCTGGACACAGGGCTAAAGCAGTGAGCACAGCAGACAGAAACTGCTCTCCCGTGGCTTATAGTCACCCTCATGCAGGCTGCATTTGCATCCACCGTGGCGGGtgaataactatttttttttgatTGATGACATcataaggttttaattttttattataaaaacaactttgcatcaaagaaaaattggaaaattccgaaaagcaaaggggaaaatatTTCGTTCCATCATCCAAGCGAGTATGTAGGTTCACGTGGTGTCCTCGCCTCCAAGCACATTGTCCATGAACCATGCACCTTGCCCTTCATTCTGTATGTTCACGCAGCTGCACTATGAGCCCTGGGCACACTGCACCATGTTCATGTTTTACACACGTTGCCCTGGCACAGCTTTGCGTGGTGATCACAACTGTAACACGGGAGAGCAGGTTGTGATGAGTTTTTCTGGTCATCTGGGTTATGAAGAACATTTTTGTGCATGAAGCTTTTCCTGAATTTgggaattttggcttttgtgttttttgcctTCAGATAGCAATAGAAGTGGAAATATTGGGTAAAGAATATGGACATTTTCAAGGGTCTTGATGAATGTAATGACCAGCTCTGTGCCCATCCCACCATGATGACCTGTAATGCGGGGGCCTCAGTCCTCTGTCCCTGCACCACGTAGCAGCCGTGGATCTGGAGAGAGATGCTGATGTTCAGAAGCCTTCAGCACCAGGCCCCTGGCACCGACCCAAGCAGAACCACGTGGTCCTGGTTTACTCTCTTTCAGATCTTCCTGGCAGTGGCTAATTTTGAACCAGATGAAAAGGGTCAGGAGTTCTCTGTCATTTACAAATGGAGCCACAGAAAGCTGAAGTTTACCCCATATCAGAGCATTGCCACACACAGCGCCCGAGACTGGGAGGCCTTCGAGGTGGATGGGGAGCACTTCCTGGCAGTGGCCAACCACCGGGAAGGTAGGGCAGGTGTGGCCTTTACACCCAGAGGCAACCATTCCAGGGGCAGAGCAAGATTTGCATGCAGGGTGAATATGTAtcttattaaaaatcaataagcCGCACACAGCACAGGGTGAACATGCATTCTGGACCATTCCTCACTGTCTGGGGGACAGATATCTACTGGCCGTCCCTGGGGCACCTGCCCACAGCAGAGCCACCCCAGAAACATGGACTGCCAGACTGACTCCCAGCACAGAATGCCTGCCATCCTCCCTCCTTGTCTGAAAACAACTAACTGATTGACTGACTGACTACCTGACTGACTAGCTAACTACCTGACTCACTGACTGACTACCTGACTACCTAATTACCTAACTGATGACTGATTGACTAATTACTTGACTGCTTGACTACTTG encodes the following:
- the TSPEAR gene encoding thrombospondin-type laminin G domain and EAR repeat-containing protein isoform X1, which produces MSALLRLCFVLPLVAPSHGTQRWEPCTDLRPLDILAEVVPSDGATSGIRIVQVHGARGLQLSAAAPHVMSFPASRIFSQCDLFPEEFSIVVTLRVPHLPPKRNEYLLTVVAEESDLLLLGLRFSPAQLHFLFLREDTAGAWQTRVSFRSPALVDSRWHTLVLAVSAGIFSLTTDCGLPVDIMADVPFPATLSVRGARFFVGSRRRAKGLFTGLVRQLVLLPGSDATPRLCPSRNAPLAVLSIPRVLQALTGKPEDNEVLKYPYETNIRVTLGPRPPCTEMEDAQFWFDASRKGLYLCVGNEWVSVLAAKERLDYVEEHQNLFTNSETLGIEVFRIPQVGLFVATANRKATSAVYKWTEGKFVSYQNIPTHQAQAWRHFTIGKKIFLAVANFEPDEKGQEFSVIYKWSHRKLKFTPYQSIATHSARDWEAFEVDGEHFLAVANHREGDNHNIDSVIYKWNPATRLFEANQTIATSGAYDWEFFSVGPYSFLVVANTFNGTSTKVHSHLYIRLLGSFQLFQSFPTFGAADWEVFHIGERIFLAVANSHSYDVEMQVQNDSYVINSVIYELNVTAQAFVKFQDILTCSALDWEFFSVGEDYFLVVANSFDGRTFSVNSIIYRWQGYEGFVAVHSLPTVGCRDWEAFSTTAGAYLIYSSAKEPLSRVLRLRTR
- the TSPEAR gene encoding thrombospondin-type laminin G domain and EAR repeat-containing protein isoform X2; amino-acid sequence: MSFPASRIFSQCDLFPEEFSIVVTLRVPHLPPKRNEYLLTVVAEESDLLLLGLRFSPAQLHFLFLREDTAGAWQTRVSFRSPALVDSRWHTLVLAVSAGIFSLTTDCGLPVDIMADVPFPATLSVRGARFFVGSRRRAKGLFTGLVRQLVLLPGSDATPRLCPSRNAPLAVLSIPRVLQALTGKPEDNEVLKYPYETNIRVTLGPRPPCTEMEDAQFWFDASRKGLYLCVGNEWVSVLAAKERLDYVEEHQNLFTNSETLGIEVFRIPQVGLFVATANRKATSAVYKWTEGKFVSYQNIPTHQAQAWRHFTIGKKIFLAVANFEPDEKGQEFSVIYKWSHRKLKFTPYQSIATHSARDWEAFEVDGEHFLAVANHREGDNHNIDSVIYKWNPATRLFEANQTIATSGAYDWEFFSVGPYSFLVVANTFNGTSTKVHSHLYIRLLGSFQLFQSFPTFGAADWEVFHIGERIFLAVANSHSYDVEMQVQNDSYVINSVIYELNVTAQAFVKFQDILTCSALDWEFFSVGEDYFLVVANSFDGRTFSVNSIIYRWQGYEGFVAVHSLPTVGCRDWEAFSTTAGAYLIYSSAKEPLSRVLRLRTR
- the TSPEAR gene encoding thrombospondin-type laminin G domain and EAR repeat-containing protein isoform X3 — protein: MSFPASRIFSQCDLFPEEFSIVVTLRVPHLPPKRNEYLLTVVAEESDLLLLGLRFSPAQLHFLFLREDTAGAWQTRVSFRSPALVDSRWHTLVLAVSAGIFSLTTDCGLPVDIMADVPFPATLSVRGARFFVGSRRRAKGLFTGLVRQLVLLPGSDATPRLCPSRNAPLAVLSIPRVLQALTGKPEDNEVLKYPYETNIRVTLGPRPPCTEMEDAQFWFDASRKGLYLCVGNEWVSVLAAKERLDYVEEHQNLFTNSETLGIEVFRIPQVGLFVATANRKATSAVYKWTEGKFVSYQNIPTHQAQAWRHFTIGKKIFLAVANFEPDEKGQEFSVIYKWSHRKLKFTPYQSIATHSARDWEAFEVDGEHFLAVANHREGDNHNIDSVIYKWNPATRLFEANQTIATSGAYDWEFFSVGPYSFLVVANTFNGTSTKVHSHLYIRLLGSFQLFQSFPTFGAADWEVFHIGERIFLAVANSHSYDVEMQVQNDSYVINSVIYELNVTAQAFVKFQDILTCSGGRRGLPARRVEGQPRPHGDRCEVQASSAHSLLVPAATRHDYSLSLMLHPPRQHQDTETGVLRQTCDPGNMEGGCVCIRK